A portion of the Trueperaceae bacterium genome contains these proteins:
- the minE gene encoding cell division topological specificity factor MinE → MFGNLFGRRKSKDELKERLKLVLSYDRAKISPGSMDALKRELVTVIKKYFPSDDGDLDVKVEQQGDRVILMANLPVQRG, encoded by the coding sequence ATGTTCGGCAACCTGTTCGGCCGCCGCAAGAGCAAGGACGAGCTCAAGGAGCGCCTCAAGCTGGTGCTCTCGTACGACCGCGCGAAGATCAGCCCCGGCAGCATGGACGCACTCAAGCGCGAGCTCGTCACCGTCATCAAGAAGTACTTCCCGTCGGACGATGGCGACCTCGACGTCAAGGTGGAGCAGCAGGGCGACCGCGTGATCCTCATGGCCAACCTGCCGGTCCAACGCGGTTGA
- a CDS encoding helix-turn-helix transcriptional regulator yields MRRCAAGSAIEILQEKWVLHIVHALLAGPKGFNELGREVGGCNPTTLAHRLARLEGVGVIHREVLADESANAGLPRCSYELTESGHELEMVIAAIREWAIAHLEPGAD; encoded by the coding sequence GTGAGGCGCTGCGCCGCCGGGTCCGCCATCGAGATCCTGCAGGAGAAGTGGGTCCTGCACATCGTGCACGCCCTCCTCGCCGGACCTAAGGGGTTCAACGAGCTCGGGCGCGAGGTGGGCGGCTGCAACCCGACCACGCTGGCGCACCGACTGGCGCGGCTCGAGGGCGTGGGCGTGATCCACCGCGAGGTGCTGGCCGACGAGTCCGCCAACGCCGGCCTGCCGCGCTGCAGCTACGAACTGACGGAATCGGGTCACGAGCTCGAGATGGTGATCGCGGCCATCCGCGAGTGGGCGATCGCTCACCTCGAGCCGGGCGCCGACTGA
- a CDS encoding response regulator, translating into MSDAFDILVIEPDDSQRQLIDLLLSDPRMRIQEHTTARAALEYLRNATPDLVIVATDLPDLDGLALTSRLKRVARLADVPVIVTADPDAGSGLSRSLRLRAEESNADLLLPRPLGDKNLKERALRLMLTHGQEGKASARALRSTVLLDEALEVLADDAARGAAAAGPRAAPGAGSASGSAPTGPAAVPPPPAGGSGSRPRQHLDAEALERENHALRLENHELRATIDRLKRQLPGGRNKP; encoded by the coding sequence ATGAGCGACGCCTTCGACATCCTCGTCATCGAGCCCGACGACTCGCAGCGTCAGCTCATCGACCTGCTACTGAGCGATCCGCGCATGCGCATCCAGGAGCACACCACGGCGCGCGCCGCCCTCGAGTACCTGCGTAACGCCACGCCCGACCTCGTGATAGTTGCGACCGACCTGCCCGACCTGGACGGCCTGGCGCTCACCTCGCGCCTCAAGCGGGTGGCGCGCCTCGCGGACGTGCCGGTCATCGTCACCGCCGACCCCGACGCGGGTTCGGGGCTGTCGAGGAGCCTGCGGCTGCGCGCCGAGGAGAGTAACGCCGACCTGCTGCTCCCCCGCCCGCTCGGCGACAAGAACCTCAAGGAGCGCGCGCTGAGGCTGATGCTCACGCACGGTCAGGAGGGCAAGGCGAGCGCGCGGGCGTTGCGCAGCACGGTGCTGCTTGACGAGGCCCTCGAGGTGCTGGCCGACGACGCCGCGCGGGGCGCCGCCGCTGCCGGGCCGCGCGCTGCCCCAGGCGCGGGGTCGGCGAGCGGCTCGGCGCCGACCGGCCCGGCGGCGGTCCCCCCGCCACCCGCGGGCGGAAGCGGCTCGCGCCCCAGGCAGCACCTCGACGCCGAGGCGTTGGAGCGTGAGAACCACGCCCTTAGGCTCGAGAACCACGAGCTGAGGGCCACGATCGACCGCTTGAAGAGGCAGCTGCCCGGCGGGCGGAACAAGCCCTAA
- the minD gene encoding septum site-determining protein MinD, with the protein MNAKAIVVTSGKGGVGKTTTTANVGAALARLGEKVCVVDTDVGLRNLDVVMGLEGRVVYDLIDVFEGRCKLRQAVIRDKRVDTLHLLATSQTRDKSALSESRMKETVRALLEDEGFDRVLIDSPAGIESGFQTAASAATGALVVVNPEVSSVRDADRIIGLLEAREIPEVRLIVNRLRPDMVKRGDMLEVNDVLEILGVKLIGIVPEDERILVSTNVGNPAALEEGPKLAAGAAFRDIAKRIRGDEVAYPSFDQPSGFLASLRRLFGAG; encoded by the coding sequence GTGAACGCCAAAGCAATCGTGGTGACGTCCGGGAAGGGCGGAGTCGGCAAGACCACCACCACCGCCAACGTCGGAGCGGCGCTGGCGCGCTTGGGCGAGAAGGTCTGCGTCGTCGACACCGACGTCGGCCTACGCAACCTCGACGTGGTCATGGGCCTCGAGGGCAGGGTCGTCTACGACCTGATCGACGTCTTCGAGGGGCGCTGCAAGCTCAGGCAGGCGGTCATCCGCGACAAGCGGGTGGACACGCTGCACCTGCTGGCCACGTCCCAGACGCGCGACAAGTCGGCCCTATCGGAGTCGCGCATGAAGGAGACCGTCAGGGCGCTCCTGGAGGACGAGGGGTTCGACCGCGTGCTCATCGACAGCCCCGCCGGCATCGAGTCGGGCTTCCAGACGGCCGCCAGCGCCGCCACCGGCGCGCTCGTCGTCGTCAACCCCGAGGTCTCGAGCGTCCGCGACGCCGACAGGATCATCGGGCTGCTGGAGGCGCGCGAGATCCCCGAGGTGCGCCTCATCGTCAACCGGCTGCGCCCCGACATGGTCAAGCGCGGCGACATGCTCGAGGTGAACGACGTCCTCGAGATCCTGGGCGTCAAGCTCATCGGCATCGTTCCCGAGGACGAACGCATCCTCGTCTCCACCAACGTCGGGAACCCCGCCGCGCTCGAGGAGGGCCCCAAGCTCGCCGCCGGCGCGGCGTTCCGCGACATCGCCAAGCGGATCCGGGGCGACGAGGTCGCCTACCCGTCGTTCGACCAACCGAGCGGCTTCCTCGCGAGCCTCAGGCGCCTCTTCGGGGCGGGTTGA